In Mycolicibacterium alvei, a single window of DNA contains:
- a CDS encoding RNA polymerase sigma factor SigF, which translates to MFRELSGLSEESSAYERQRERIVQRCLPIADHIARRFDGRGEPREDLVQVARVGLVNAVNRFDVEAGSDFISFAVPTIMGEVRRHFRDNSWSVKVPRRLKELHLRLGSATAELSQRLGRAPTASELAVELDMDREEVIEGLVAGSSYNTLSIDSGGGGEEDAPTIVDTLGDVDTGLDQIDNRETLRPLLAQLPERERTVLLLRFFESMTQSQIAERVGVSQMHVSRLLAKSLARLRDQLQ; encoded by the coding sequence ATGTTTCGCGAACTCAGCGGACTGTCCGAGGAATCCTCGGCCTACGAACGCCAACGCGAGCGCATTGTGCAGCGGTGCCTGCCGATTGCTGATCACATCGCGCGGCGGTTCGACGGTCGCGGTGAACCACGTGAAGACCTGGTCCAGGTGGCGAGGGTCGGTTTGGTCAACGCGGTCAACCGGTTCGATGTCGAGGCCGGGTCTGACTTCATATCGTTCGCGGTACCGACGATCATGGGCGAGGTCCGGCGACACTTCCGGGACAACAGCTGGTCGGTCAAGGTGCCGCGGCGGCTCAAAGAACTGCACCTGCGGCTCGGCTCGGCGACTGCGGAACTGTCGCAGAGGCTGGGCCGTGCGCCGACGGCCTCAGAGCTGGCCGTGGAGCTCGACATGGACCGCGAAGAAGTGATCGAAGGGCTGGTCGCCGGCAGTTCCTACAACACGCTGTCGATCGACAGTGGCGGCGGGGGTGAAGAGGACGCGCCGACGATAGTTGACACACTCGGCGACGTCGACACCGGCCTGGATCAGATCGACAATCGAGAAACGTTGCGGCCGTTGCTTGCTCAATTACCTGAGCGCGAGCGCACGGTGCTGTTGCTGCGATTCTTCGAATCCATGACGCAGTCGCAGATCGCCGAGCGGGTCGGTGTCTCGCAGATGCATGTGTCGAGACTCCTGGCGAAATCGCTAGCGCGACTTCGTGACCAGCTGCAGTAG
- a CDS encoding ATP-binding protein gives MAEEQGQPNPPNRGERSVEIRVAARLENLAVVRTMVAAVAAFEDLDFDVVADLRLAVDEACTSLIRASTPDSTLHLIVDPGEQTVEITASTTCAGASVVEPGSFSWHVLSSLTDEVKTYTDGDGPDTGQVSGITLTTRRASLLR, from the coding sequence ATGGCCGAAGAACAGGGCCAACCCAACCCGCCGAACCGTGGGGAACGGTCGGTGGAGATTCGGGTCGCAGCCAGGTTGGAAAACCTGGCTGTCGTGCGCACGATGGTCGCTGCGGTAGCAGCATTCGAAGACCTCGACTTCGACGTCGTCGCCGACCTACGACTGGCAGTGGACGAGGCCTGCACGTCGTTGATCCGGGCCTCGACTCCGGATTCGACCCTGCATCTGATCGTCGATCCAGGTGAGCAGACGGTGGAAATCACCGCCTCAACCACCTGCGCAGGTGCTTCGGTGGTCGAGCCGGGCAGCTTCAGCTGGCACGTGTTGAGCTCCCTGACCGACGAGGTCAAGACCTACACCGACGGTGACGGGCCCGACACCGGTCAGGTATCCGGCATCACCCTGACAACGAGGCGAGCGAGCCTACTGCGGTGA
- the usfY gene encoding protein UsfY, whose translation MHGPKDPVDHARTTRPHAGESMKDNVIMPALVLILVGLVLFVGTLAAFATGHADVGLMVGTLSAAGFVIGSMWLVLEHLRVRRIEDRWYTDHPGVMRQRPSS comes from the coding sequence ATGCATGGCCCAAAAGATCCGGTTGACCACGCCAGGACAACCCGGCCGCATGCCGGCGAGTCGATGAAGGACAACGTCATCATGCCCGCGCTGGTGCTGATCCTCGTGGGATTGGTGCTGTTCGTAGGCACTCTGGCGGCGTTCGCCACCGGCCACGCCGATGTCGGCTTGATGGTGGGCACGTTGTCTGCCGCCGGGTTCGTCATCGGCTCGATGTGGTTGGTACTCGAGCATCTGAGGGTGCGTCGCATCGAAGATCGCTGGTACACGGACCATCCCGGGGTGATGAGGCAGCGGCCCAGCAGCTGA
- a CDS encoding DUF7218 family protein, with amino-acid sequence MPNPSIKDEKLYEELRDEGNSKEKSARISNAAAARGRSSVGRAGGKSGSYDDWPVDDLRSRAKELGIKGYSDKNKRELIAMLRNH; translated from the coding sequence ATGCCGAATCCGTCCATCAAAGACGAGAAGCTCTACGAGGAACTGCGCGACGAGGGCAATTCGAAGGAGAAATCCGCGCGGATCTCCAATGCCGCTGCTGCCCGGGGGCGTTCGAGCGTCGGCCGCGCGGGCGGCAAGTCCGGCTCCTATGACGACTGGCCAGTCGATGATCTGCGTAGCCGGGCGAAAGAGCTTGGTATCAAAGGGTATTCCGACAAAAACAAGCGCGAGCTGATCGCGATGCTCCGGAATCACTGA
- a CDS encoding DUF6131 family protein: MVVLGAILLILGLILNVYLLWVVGVILLVIGGVFWLLGAIGRPVAGRRSWY; this comes from the coding sequence ATGGTGGTACTCGGTGCAATTCTGCTCATTCTCGGCTTGATCTTGAACGTGTACCTGCTCTGGGTGGTGGGCGTGATCCTGCTGGTCATCGGCGGCGTGTTCTGGTTGCTCGGAGCCATCGGGCGTCCGGTCGCCGGTCGGCGGAGCTGGTACTGA
- a CDS encoding maleylpyruvate isomerase family mycothiol-dependent enzyme, translating to MNGGEPSLLNLARDERTDLAEFLATLTPQEWQAESLCTGWTVKDVVAHVISYEDLNLAGLLKRFAKGRIVHANEVGVREYSTMSTDELLEFLNQHLRPHGLTAGFGGMIGLVDGTIHHQDIRRALGRPRTVPAQRLRQILPRVPGNPRLGAGRRIKGLRLRANDIEWGHGSGPEVIGTGEALLLAMTGRRQAAEELTGEGATTLLARV from the coding sequence ATGAACGGCGGCGAACCCTCGTTGCTGAATCTGGCCCGTGACGAGCGGACCGACCTTGCCGAATTCCTCGCCACGCTGACCCCTCAGGAATGGCAGGCCGAGTCTCTGTGCACCGGATGGACCGTGAAAGACGTTGTAGCGCACGTCATCAGCTACGAGGATCTCAATCTGGCCGGGCTGCTCAAGCGATTTGCCAAAGGCCGGATCGTGCACGCCAACGAGGTCGGGGTGAGGGAATACTCGACGATGTCGACCGATGAACTGCTCGAGTTCCTCAACCAGCATCTACGACCGCATGGCCTGACCGCAGGATTCGGCGGCATGATCGGCCTGGTCGACGGCACGATCCATCATCAGGACATCCGCCGCGCACTGGGCCGCCCCCGCACTGTGCCCGCGCAGCGACTGCGACAGATCCTGCCCCGGGTGCCCGGCAACCCACGGCTGGGAGCGGGTCGGCGAATAAAAGGACTTCGGCTGCGCGCCAACGATATCGAGTGGGGGCACGGTAGCGGACCGGAAGTTATCGGGACCGGCGAGGCATTGTTGCTGGCCATGACCGGCCGGAGACAGGCCGCCGAGGAACTCACGGGCGAGGGTGCGACGACGCTGCTCGCCCGGGTCTGA
- a CDS encoding STAS domain-containing protein, whose amino-acid sequence MSTISAGKPAISSANHHGRAHFCTQWLSPATAVVSVHGELDASNGAELTECGILHSRPSRQLVLDLSAVEFFGTGCFACLHTLNVRCAGENIDWVMIPSSAVSRVLGICDPAGALPTSSGLPAALSMLRNHPLPFQLVNVSR is encoded by the coding sequence ATGTCCACCATCAGCGCCGGGAAACCGGCGATTTCTTCTGCGAACCATCACGGCCGTGCCCATTTCTGCACCCAGTGGCTGTCGCCGGCCACCGCAGTGGTCAGTGTCCACGGCGAGTTGGATGCGTCCAACGGTGCAGAGCTGACCGAATGCGGCATCCTGCACAGCAGGCCGAGCCGACAACTCGTCCTCGACCTGAGCGCGGTCGAGTTCTTCGGTACCGGTTGCTTCGCCTGCCTGCACACCCTCAATGTGCGCTGCGCCGGCGAAAACATCGACTGGGTAATGATTCCCAGCTCCGCCGTGTCCCGGGTGCTGGGAATCTGCGATCCGGCCGGTGCCCTGCCAACCTCCAGCGGCCTGCCTGCCGCCCTGTCGATGCTGCGGAATCACCCACTACCGTTCCAGTTGGTCAACGTGTCTCGCTAA
- a CDS encoding anti-sigma factor, translating into MTGSLADYEQLDGDTATDLALAVDEACTVLIGMAEPGSDLVLIEEPRLREVDVRVSAVCDRLHVAPGSVFLSGFSRRVLEALTEKVVTFVEETDYATNGSSQSIFGITLTMRRRWALSGG; encoded by the coding sequence ATGACGGGCTCCCTGGCCGACTACGAACAGTTGGATGGCGATACGGCTACCGACTTGGCACTGGCGGTGGATGAAGCGTGCACGGTGCTGATTGGCATGGCCGAGCCCGGCTCCGACCTGGTACTCATCGAAGAACCCCGCCTACGCGAGGTCGATGTTCGGGTGTCGGCGGTCTGTGACCGGCTGCACGTGGCCCCCGGCAGCGTCTTCTTAAGCGGTTTCAGCCGCCGGGTACTTGAGGCGCTGACTGAAAAGGTCGTCACCTTCGTCGAAGAGACTGATTACGCGACCAATGGCAGTAGCCAATCCATATTCGGTATAACGCTGACGATGCGGCGGCGTTGGGCCCTGTCCGGCGGTTAG
- a CDS encoding iron-containing redox enzyme family protein gives MTTLPALLQPGLPSAKGPISAALIERLGDRAPQNHLEPVWVPLRDAEPLGLDVQLALYICYELHYRGFAGVDQDWEWNAGLLHLRSQFERIFLAAVRREVGQIDADDTAEREMARLSVEPADGTGPSYHLRDEGTWEQMREYFVHRSLYHLKEGDPHAWLIPRLGGQAKASFVAIEYDEYGAGSASRLHQNLFADLLREADLDDRYLGYLDAVPAESLALVNLMSMFGLHRRLRGAAAGHFAATEITSSPGSQRMVAALERLGAPEACVRFYREHVEADAVHEQVVRHDVVGNLVSREPELDTDVVFGIRAFDALEDRLAAHLMESWQAGRSSLPRPLA, from the coding sequence ATGACGACGCTCCCCGCCCTTCTGCAACCGGGGCTCCCGTCCGCGAAGGGGCCCATCTCCGCCGCCCTGATCGAGCGGCTCGGCGACCGTGCACCGCAGAATCATCTCGAGCCGGTCTGGGTGCCGCTGCGCGATGCCGAACCACTCGGCCTGGATGTGCAGCTGGCCCTCTACATCTGCTACGAACTGCACTACCGGGGCTTCGCCGGCGTCGATCAGGACTGGGAATGGAACGCCGGGCTGCTGCACTTGCGGTCGCAGTTCGAACGGATCTTTCTTGCGGCGGTCCGCCGCGAGGTCGGCCAGATCGATGCTGACGACACCGCCGAGCGGGAGATGGCGCGCCTGTCGGTCGAGCCCGCCGACGGAACCGGCCCGTCGTATCACCTTCGCGATGAGGGCACGTGGGAGCAGATGCGCGAGTACTTCGTACACCGGTCGCTGTACCACCTGAAAGAGGGCGACCCGCACGCCTGGTTGATCCCCCGGCTGGGCGGCCAGGCGAAAGCCTCCTTCGTCGCCATCGAGTACGACGAATACGGGGCGGGCTCAGCGAGCCGCCTCCACCAGAACCTGTTCGCCGACCTCTTGAGAGAAGCCGACCTGGACGACCGCTACCTCGGCTACCTGGATGCTGTACCGGCTGAAAGCCTGGCGCTGGTCAATCTGATGTCGATGTTCGGCTTGCACCGACGACTGCGGGGCGCCGCTGCGGGTCATTTCGCGGCCACCGAGATCACCTCCTCGCCAGGATCGCAGCGGATGGTCGCCGCCTTGGAGCGCTTGGGCGCTCCCGAGGCGTGTGTGCGGTTCTACCGTGAACACGTTGAGGCCGACGCAGTGCACGAACAGGTTGTCCGTCACGACGTGGTGGGCAATCTCGTCAGCCGCGAACCTGAGCTGGACACGGACGTGGTGTTCGGGATTCGAGCCTTCGACGCGCTGGAAGACCGGCTGGCCGCTCACTTGATGGAGAGTTGGCAGGCGGGCCGCAGCTCGCTACCCCGGCCGCTTGCCTGA
- a CDS encoding CDGSH iron-sulfur domain-containing protein: protein MTERREVRVVQGGPILIEGPVRIELPDGSIVESDRFMVAICTCRRSKSYPLCDTSHRKVSRSGKRPG, encoded by the coding sequence ATGACAGAACGTCGGGAAGTGCGGGTGGTTCAGGGCGGACCGATCCTCATCGAGGGGCCGGTACGGATCGAACTACCTGACGGGAGCATCGTGGAGTCAGATCGGTTCATGGTAGCCATCTGTACATGCCGACGGTCCAAGTCCTATCCGTTGTGCGACACCAGCCATCGCAAAGTTTCGCGATCAGGCAAGCGGCCGGGGTAG
- a CDS encoding HemK2/MTQ2 family protein methyltransferase, which translates to MAVETIAVGAEGVYRPQHDSWLLVEALERSGAVAGRTVVDLCAGSGVVAIAAANLGASAVAALDISPSAIRCTRANALAAQVDVDARLGSWTQALEDDPFDIVVCNPPYVPVAPDTSTGVVVSTDPTASWNGGSDGRLVLDPLCRSAAAILADGGSLFLVQSEFSDVEQSVTLLRESGLDADVFAVQRIPFGPVLHSQTWWLRETGRLADARTEEELVVIRADKP; encoded by the coding sequence ATGGCCGTAGAGACCATTGCCGTTGGCGCTGAGGGTGTTTACCGGCCCCAGCACGACTCCTGGTTGCTGGTCGAAGCGCTGGAGCGAAGTGGGGCAGTGGCGGGCCGCACTGTGGTGGACCTGTGTGCCGGGAGCGGAGTGGTTGCCATCGCTGCGGCCAATCTCGGGGCCAGCGCAGTGGCGGCGCTGGACATTTCGCCCAGCGCGATCCGCTGTACCCGGGCCAACGCGCTCGCCGCACAGGTCGACGTCGATGCCAGGCTCGGTTCCTGGACTCAGGCGCTGGAAGATGACCCCTTCGATATCGTGGTGTGCAATCCGCCCTACGTGCCGGTAGCGCCGGATACCTCCACGGGAGTGGTCGTGTCGACCGATCCGACGGCTTCCTGGAACGGTGGTTCGGATGGCCGGCTGGTACTCGACCCCCTGTGCCGCTCGGCCGCGGCCATCCTGGCCGACGGCGGGTCCCTGTTTCTGGTCCAGTCAGAATTCTCCGACGTCGAGCAGTCAGTGACGCTGTTGCGTGAAAGCGGACTCGATGCGGATGTTTTTGCCGTGCAGCGGATTCCATTCGGTCCGGTGCTCCACTCGCAGACTTGGTGGCTTCGCGAAACCGGGCGGCTGGCGGATGCCAGGACCGAAGAGGAACTGGTGGTCATCAGGGCGGACAAGCCATGA
- the mbp1 gene encoding microaggregate-binding protein 1 has protein sequence MTEKNSGPEEGIKGVVEDVKGKAKEAVGTVTGREDLVREGKAQQDKADAQREVAKKEAEAESARAGAKAAEKREQAHQRP, from the coding sequence ATGACCGAGAAGAACTCAGGACCCGAAGAAGGCATCAAGGGCGTCGTCGAGGATGTCAAGGGCAAGGCGAAGGAAGCAGTCGGCACCGTGACCGGCCGCGAAGACCTTGTGCGCGAGGGCAAAGCCCAGCAGGACAAGGCCGACGCTCAGCGCGAGGTCGCCAAGAAGGAGGCTGAAGCTGAGTCGGCTCGGGCGGGCGCCAAGGCTGCCGAGAAGCGTGAGCAGGCGCATCAGCGTCCCTAG
- the usfY gene encoding protein UsfY: protein MKGPDDPVDHTRTTRPHAGESMKDNRNMPALVLVGLGVVMFVACLVGFATGNTGIGVLLAILAAVGLLAGGLWLAVAHLRVRRIEERWYAEHPEVIRQAPNS, encoded by the coding sequence ATGAAGGGTCCCGACGATCCTGTCGACCACACCCGGACTACCCGGCCGCATGCCGGCGAGTCGATGAAGGACAACCGCAACATGCCCGCGTTGGTTCTGGTGGGCCTCGGTGTGGTCATGTTCGTCGCGTGTCTGGTGGGCTTCGCGACCGGCAACACCGGCATCGGGGTACTGCTCGCGATCCTGGCTGCTGTGGGCCTGCTGGCCGGCGGGCTGTGGCTCGCCGTCGCGCACCTCCGCGTGCGGCGTATCGAAGAACGTTGGTACGCAGAGCACCCCGAGGTGATCAGGCAAGCACCGAACAGCTGA